The following proteins are co-located in the Lagenorhynchus albirostris chromosome 2, mLagAlb1.1, whole genome shotgun sequence genome:
- the RPL5 gene encoding large ribosomal subunit protein uL18 has protein sequence MGFVKVVKNKAYFKRYQVKFRRRREGKTDYYARKRLVIQDKNKYNTPKYRMIVRVTNRDIICQIAYARIEGDMIVCAAYAHELPKYGVKVGLTNYAAAYCTGLLLARRLLNRFGMDKIYEGQVEVTGDEYNVESIDGQPGAFTCYLDAGLARTTTGNKVFGALKGAVDGGLSIPHSTKRFPGYDSESKEFNAEVHRKHIMGQNVADYMRYLIEEDEDAYKKQFSQYIKNNVTPDMEEMYKKAHAAIRENPVYEKKPKKEVKKKRWNRPKMSLAQKKDRVAQKKASFLRAQERAAES, from the exons ATG GGGTTTGTTAAAGTTGTCAAGAATAAGGCCTACTTCAAGAGATACCAAGTGAAATTTAGAAGACGGCGAG agggcAAAACTGACTACTATGCTCGGAAACGATTGGTAATTCAAGATAAAAATAAGTACAACACACCCAAATACAGAATGATAGTTCGTGTAACTAACAGAGATATCATTTGTCAG ATTGCTTATGCCCGTATAGAAGGAGATATGATAGTTTGTGCGGCTTATGCTCATGAACTCCCGAAGTATGGTGTGAAGGTTGGCCTGACAAATTATGCTGCAGCGTATTGTACTGGCCTGCTGCTGGCACGCAGG CTTCTTAATAGGTTTGGTATGGACAAAATTTATGAAGGCCAAGTCGAGGTGACTGGAGATGAATACAATGTTGAAAGCATTGATGGTCAACCTGGTGCCTTCACCTGTTACTTGGATGCAGGGCTTGCCAGGACTACTACTGGGAATAAAGTTTTTGGGGCCCTGAAGGGAGCTGTCGATGGAGGCTTGTCTATCCCTCACAG TACCAAACGGTTCCCTGGTTATGATTCAGAAAGCAAAGAATTCAATGCTGAGGTACACCGAAAGCACATCATGGGGCAGAACGTTGCAGATTATATGCGTTACCTGATTGAAGAAGATGAAGATGCTTACAAGAAACAATTCTCTCAATACATAAAGAACAACGTAACTCCAGACATGG AGGAGATGTATAAGAAGGCTCATGCTGCAATACGAGAGAATCCAGTGTATGAGAAGAAGCCtaagaaagaagttaaaaagaaGAG GTGGAACCGTCCCAAAATGTCACTTGCCCAGAAGAAAGATCGGGTAGCTCAGAAGAAGGCAAGCTTCCTTAGAGCTCAGGAACGGGCTGCTGAGAGTTAA